In a genomic window of Jeotgalibacillus aurantiacus:
- a CDS encoding HAD family hydrolase, translating into MKIKALFLDFYGTVVHEDDVIIRDICNRIKESSNTDATASEIGGYWWKDFSDSFIQSFGDDFQTQRDLETQSLRRTLSHFDSSLDETTLSEWMFEHWQKPMIFTDAIEFIEGLQNKLPVYILSNIDRADILSAISLHHLPFEEVITSEDVKSYKPRSEMFDYALKKYNLSADEVLHIGDSLRSDIAGAQNLGIKTAWINRTNKPSAKNIQPDFTISKLTEILNII; encoded by the coding sequence ATGAAAATCAAAGCACTTTTCTTAGATTTTTACGGCACTGTCGTACATGAAGATGATGTCATCATCAGGGATATTTGCAATCGGATAAAAGAAAGCTCGAATACCGACGCAACTGCTTCTGAAATCGGAGGTTATTGGTGGAAAGATTTCTCTGATTCATTTATCCAAAGTTTTGGTGATGATTTTCAAACACAAAGAGATCTTGAAACACAATCACTCAGACGTACCCTCTCTCATTTTGATTCATCTTTAGATGAAACTACGCTGAGTGAATGGATGTTTGAGCATTGGCAGAAACCAATGATCTTCACTGACGCAATCGAGTTTATTGAAGGTCTTCAAAATAAGCTTCCCGTTTACATCCTCTCAAACATTGACCGGGCAGACATTTTATCAGCAATCTCTCTTCATCACCTCCCCTTTGAAGAAGTGATCACAAGCGAAGATGTTAAATCATACAAACCCCGCTCCGAAATGTTTGACTATGCGCTCAAGAAATATAACTTGTCAGCAGATGAGGTTCTGCATATAGGTGATTCCTTAAGAAGTGACATTGCCGGTGCCCAGAACCTTGGAATCAAAACAGCCTGGATTAACCGGACAAACAAACCATCAGCAAAAAACATACAACCCGACTTCACAATATCAAAACTGACCGAGATCCTGAACATAATATGA